A segment of the Streptomyces sp. NBC_01235 genome:
CCCGGCGCCGACGGCTCGGACTCCGTCCTGCTGCTGGCCCCCGCATGGCACGACTGGCCGCAGGACACCGCGCCCGACGACACGGAGCGGCTGGTGGTCCTGGACGAGCGCCTACCGGCCGTGCCGGGCCTTTCGTTCCTGAGGCTGACCGGCAGGTACGAGGACGACGCCGTACGGCTGCTCGACGAGCTCCGCTCGCGCGCCCCCGGCCCGCTGTTCGTCCAGCTCGCGGTCACCGACGGCGCCCTGAGCGCCGGGCTGCTCGGCCTGCTGCTCACGGCGGGCCGGGAGTACCCGGGCATCCGCGGCCAGGAGGTCGCGCTCCGGGCCGACGCCGGCGCCCAGGAGGTCCGCAGACTCCTCGACCGGGCACGGCGGTTGAGCGGCGCCACCCGGGTCCGGGCGGACCGGGCCGGGCTGCGCGGCGCCCGCTGGGCCGAGCTGGCCGCGCCGCAGCCGGCCGCGCCGTGGCGCACCGGCGGGGTGTACCTGATCACCGGCGGGGCCGGCGGCCTCGGCCGTCTGCTCGTCGCCGACATCGCGCGGCACACGGACGGGGCCACGGTCGTCCTGACCGGGCGGTCGCCCGCGGCGCCCGTCCCGGCGGCCGACGGCGTGCGTGTGGAGTACCGCCAGGCCGACGTCACCGACCAGGCTGCCACGGCGCGGCTGGTGGCCGAGGTGCTGGCCGAGCACGGGCGGATCGACGGCGTGGTGCACGCGGCGGGCGTGCTGCGGGACGGCTACCTGGCCACCAAGACCGCCGCCGACGCCGCCGCGGTCCTGGCACCCAAGGTCGCCGGGGCCCGCCACCTCGATGAGGCCACCCAGGACCTCCCGCTCGACTTCTTCGTGCTGTTCTCCTCGGTCACCGGTGCCCTCGGCAACGTCGGCCAGGCGGACTATGCCGCCGCCAACGGCTTCCTCGCCCGGTTCGCCGACCGGAGGGCCGAGCAGGTCGCCCGGGGCGAGCGGCGCGGACGGACCGTGGCGATCGACTGGCCGCTGTGGGCCGACGGAGGCATGGGCGTCGACGCGGCGACCCTGGCCGCCCTGAACCGCTCCCACGGCCTCGAACCGATGACCACCCGGGCCGGACTGCGCGCCCTGCACGGCGCGCTGGCCGCCGGCCACAGCCAGGTGCTCGTGGTCGCCGGCGAGCCCGACCGGCTGCGCGCTCTGCTGACGGCACCCGCCGGGCACTCGCCGCGGCGCCCGCGCGGGCTCCGGGCCGGCGCCGTCCGCCCGCAGCTGCGGGCGGAGCTCGCAGAGCTCGCGGCCGCCCTGCTCCGGGTCCGGCCGGCGGAACTCGACGCCGACACAGAGCTGCACGACTACGGGTTCGACTCGCTCACCCTGACCGAGTTCACCAACCGGATCAACACCCGGTACGACATCGGCCTCACCCCGCCGGTCCTCTTCGAGCACAGCACGCTCGGACGGCTGGCGGCGTACCTCGGCACGACGTACCCCGAGCTCGCGAACGGGCCCGAGGCGCCGGCCGGGCCGACGGACCCGCCGACCCCCGTGCCGGCACCTGTCCGGATCGTCGCGCCGCCGGTACCGGCCGCCGCGGACGACCCGGTGGCGATCGTCGGGATCAGCGGCGTCTTCCCCAAGGCCCCCGACGTCCAGGCTCTCTGGGACAACCTGCTGGCCGGCCGGGACTGCATCGAGGCCGGGCTGCCCGACCGCTGGGGCGAGCGGGCCGACGCAGCGTTCCCCTGGGCGGGACTGATCGACGGCGTCGCCGAGTTCGACCCGGCCTTCTTCGGTATCTCACCGCACGAGGCCATCCGCATGGACCCGCAGCAGCGGCTCCTCCTGCAGAGCGTGTGGGCCGCCATCGAGGACTCCGGTCACGCTCCCACCTCGCTGGCCGGCAGCGACACCGGCGTGTTCATCGGCACCCTCGACAGCGGCTACGGCCTGCTGGGGGACCCGGACGCCGACGTCGAGGGGCACACCGCGGTCGGACGCATCCCCTCGCTCGGCCCGAACCGGCTGAGCTACCTGCTGGACCTGCGCGGCCCGAGCCAGCCCATCGAGACCGCCTGCTCCAGCTCCCTGGTCGCCCTGCACCGGGCGGTCACCGCGATCCGCTCCGGCGAGTGCTCGGCGGCCGTCGCCGGCGGCGTCAACCTGCTGATCGAACCCAGCCTGCACACCAGCCTCGGCAGGTCGGGCGCGCTCTCCCCGAGCGGGCGCTGCCGCACCTTCGCCGCGGACGCCGACGGTTTCGTCCGCGGCGAGGGCGCCGGCATGGTCCTCCTCAAGCCGCTCTCCCGGGCCGAGCAGGACGGCGACCACATCTACGGCCTCATCCGCGCGACCGGCGAGAACCACGGCGGCCGCGCCCAGTCGCTGACCGCCCCGAACCCCCGCGCCCAGGCCGACCTGCTGGTCAAGGTCTACCGGCAGGCGGGCTTCGACCCGCGCACCGTCGGCTACATCGAGACCCACGGCACCGGCACCAGGCTCGGCGACCCGATCGAGATCAACGGACTCAAGGCCGCCTTCGAGGAACTGCACGCCGACGGGGACGGGCACCATTCGCCCGCCGGAAGCATCGCCCTCGGGTCGGTGAAGACCAACATCGGCCACCTCGAACTGGCCGCCGGCATCGCGGGCGTCATCAAGGTGCTGCTCCAGCTGCGGCACGGCACCCTCGCCCCCAGCCTGCACGCCACTCCCGCCAACCCGTACATCGACCTGAACGGCAGCCCCTTCCGCGTGGTCGAGAAGGCGGAGCCCTGGCCTGTACCGACCGGCCCGGCCGGCGAGCCGCTGCCCCGGCGGGCCGGAGTGAGCTCGTTCAGCATCGGCGGCTCGAACGCGCACGTGGTCCTGGAGGAGTACCTTCCGGTCCGCCGGGACACCCCGCCCGCCGAGGACCCGGCCCTGGTCGTCCTGTCCGCCCGGACCGACGAGCGCCTGCACGAACAGGCCCGCAACCTCCTGGAGTTCGTACGGGCCGGACACGTCCCGGAGCAGGACCTCGCCGCACTCGCGTACACCCTCCAGGAGGGGCGCGACGCGATGGAGAGCCGACTGGCCGTGGCGGTCCGTACGGTGGCCGAACTCGCCGACCAGCTCGAACGGTTCCTCGACGGCCGGCCCGGGGAATGGCATCAGGCGCGCACCGCCGAGCACCAGGACGTGGTGGCGCTCTTCGCCGAGGACGACGACCTGCGGGACACCGCCCGTATCTGGATGGAGCGCGGCCGGTTCGCCACGCTGCTCCAGTGGTGGGTCAAGGGACTGGACGTCGACTGGCGGCCGCTCCACCCGCAGGGCACCCCGCGGCGGCTCAGCCTGCCGACCTACCCCTTCGCAAAAGAACGCCACTGGCGGCCCGGCATCCGCCTGCCCCGCCCGGACCAGGCAACGGCACTGCGGGACCAGGCCCCGGCAGGCCCGGAACAGGCCACGGCACAGCCGGACCAGGCAGCACGGCAGCAGCCCGGCGAGGCGGCGGACCCGGCCGCGCGGTCGGCCCTGCCCGCCGTACAGCGGCATCTGCTGAAAGTGGTGCGCCGGCGGTCCTTCGCACCGCTCGCCGGAACGAACGAAACGGAGCGTTGAGCACAATGGACGAGCTTCTGGGCAGGCTGCTCTGGGCACAGCTGCGCACCGCCGGCTGGTGCGGCGACGACGTGACCGACATATCCGAGGTGACGGCCCGCCACAACGCCCCCCAGCACGTGGCCCGTTGGTTCGCGGCGAGCATCGACCGGCTGCGGGAACAGGGCCTGGTGCGCCGCTCGGGGGACCTGTGCGTCGCCCTGGACGCCGAACCCCCGGCCGAGGCCTGGGCCGCATGGGAGCGCCGCAGGGACGAGCTGCTCGCCGACGCGAGCACCCGGCCGCGACTGGTCATCGCCGAGGCGATGCTGCGGACCCTGCCGCAGCTGCTGGCCGGTGAGAAGCTGACCACCGACGTGCTCTTCCCCGGCGGCTCCATGGAGCTGGTGCGCCCCGTCTACCGGGGCAACCCGATGGCCGACTTCCTCAATGAGATCGTCGCCGAGGCCGTCGGCGGCTACGTCCACCACCGCCGCGCCGAGGATCCGTCCGCCCGGGTCCGGCTGCTGGAGATCGGCGCGGGCACCGGCTCCACCAGCCAGGACGTCCTCCGGACCCTCGCGGACGTTCGGGACGCGGTCGAGGAGTACCGCTTCACCGACCTCTCCCGGGCGTTCCTGCAGCAGGCCGAGGCGGCCTTCCACGCCGACGCGCCGTACCTGCGGACCGCGGTCCTCGACATCGAGCGCCCCCCGGCCGAGCAGGGTGCCGACACCGCCTCCTACGACGTGGTGCTCGCGACCAACGTGCTGCACGCCACCCGGAGGGTGCGCGAGGCCGTGGCGCACGCCAAGTCGCTGCTGCGACCCGGCGGCCTGCTCGTCCTCAACGAGATGAACGACAGCTCGATGCTCTCGCACGTCGCCTTCGGCCTGCTGGAGGGCTGGTGGCTGCACGAGGACCCGGAGCTGCGCATGCCCGCCAGCCCGGCGCTGACCTCGGCCTCCTGGGAGAGGGTGCTCTCCGAGGCCGGATTCCGGTCGGTGTTCTTCCCGGTGGCCGAGGTCCCCGGGGTGGAGGGCCAGATCGTGATCGCGCAGAGCGACGGGATCCTGCCCGGCGCCACCGCACCCGGTCCGGCCGCGGCCGCCCCCGCCGTCGAGCAGGCGGCTCTGGCCCGGGCGGCCGAGCCCGTTGCGAGCCACCGGGCAGCCCTGCTCACCGAGTTGGCCGGGGCGCTCCAGATGCCGGAAACGTCCATAGCCGGGGACCGGGCGTTCCGTG
Coding sequences within it:
- a CDS encoding SDR family NAD(P)-dependent oxidoreductase, with the protein product MNRALDAVERRLKAVLAAVLAAEGTEVSADQLDAGFVDLGVNSLLSVEVVDRANADLGLDLGVEVVFDHPDVRELAQFVLAEHGDRLGDLLGRNGTDVEETEETEDIGETADVEEAEEADDAGLAHAAPTAGQAAAGDIAVIGMSGRFPGARDLDELWDLLREGRSAVREIDRPGWPLEAFYDPDPQRPDRSISKWAGLLDDHDRFDPRFFGISPAEAEHMDPQQRLFLEESYRAFEDGGIAVDALAGRRVGVYVGARGSDYLDRAVRAGGAGAQVFLGTDMAILAARISYALNLTGPSLTIDTACSASLVAIHLACDSIRRGESELALAGGVFVLTSPEFQVLTSKMNMLSPDGRCKTFDDDADGIVIGEGVGVVVLKSLAAALADGDHIHGVIKGSAMNQDGRTKGITAPSSRSQRALLHQAYAAAGVAPDTIGYVEAHGTGTKLGDPIEVRALTDAFREHTDRTGYCALGSHKGNLGHSIMSAGVAGLLKVLLALRHREIPPTLHVRRLNRHLDLAGSPFRVNTELRNWEPSADHPRRAGVSAFAFSGTNCHVVVEEAPARAETSGAPEAAYPVPLSARTPEALRRQVTRLADRLTRDAGELRLQDVAATLALGRTHLPHRHAVVAHSMDELVRALRTLEAGSEPAESTPSGDADALVRAYRRGDDVDWTSWWQGKPHRRVPLPAYPFHGERYWLAPTTVTDADADADETGERGRPGADGSDSVLLLAPAWHDWPQDTAPDDTERLVVLDERLPAVPGLSFLRLTGRYEDDAVRLLDELRSRAPGPLFVQLAVTDGALSAGLLGLLLTAGREYPGIRGQEVALRADAGAQEVRRLLDRARRLSGATRVRADRAGLRGARWAELAAPQPAAPWRTGGVYLITGGAGGLGRLLVADIARHTDGATVVLTGRSPAAPVPAADGVRVEYRQADVTDQAATARLVAEVLAEHGRIDGVVHAAGVLRDGYLATKTAADAAAVLAPKVAGARHLDEATQDLPLDFFVLFSSVTGALGNVGQADYAAANGFLARFADRRAEQVARGERRGRTVAIDWPLWADGGMGVDAATLAALNRSHGLEPMTTRAGLRALHGALAAGHSQVLVVAGEPDRLRALLTAPAGHSPRRPRGLRAGAVRPQLRAELAELAAALLRVRPAELDADTELHDYGFDSLTLTEFTNRINTRYDIGLTPPVLFEHSTLGRLAAYLGTTYPELANGPEAPAGPTDPPTPVPAPVRIVAPPVPAAADDPVAIVGISGVFPKAPDVQALWDNLLAGRDCIEAGLPDRWGERADAAFPWAGLIDGVAEFDPAFFGISPHEAIRMDPQQRLLLQSVWAAIEDSGHAPTSLAGSDTGVFIGTLDSGYGLLGDPDADVEGHTAVGRIPSLGPNRLSYLLDLRGPSQPIETACSSSLVALHRAVTAIRSGECSAAVAGGVNLLIEPSLHTSLGRSGALSPSGRCRTFAADADGFVRGEGAGMVLLKPLSRAEQDGDHIYGLIRATGENHGGRAQSLTAPNPRAQADLLVKVYRQAGFDPRTVGYIETHGTGTRLGDPIEINGLKAAFEELHADGDGHHSPAGSIALGSVKTNIGHLELAAGIAGVIKVLLQLRHGTLAPSLHATPANPYIDLNGSPFRVVEKAEPWPVPTGPAGEPLPRRAGVSSFSIGGSNAHVVLEEYLPVRRDTPPAEDPALVVLSARTDERLHEQARNLLEFVRAGHVPEQDLAALAYTLQEGRDAMESRLAVAVRTVAELADQLERFLDGRPGEWHQARTAEHQDVVALFAEDDDLRDTARIWMERGRFATLLQWWVKGLDVDWRPLHPQGTPRRLSLPTYPFAKERHWRPGIRLPRPDQATALRDQAPAGPEQATAQPDQAARQQPGEAADPAARSALPAVQRHLLKVVRRRSFAPLAGTNETER